The DNA sequence ATCGACACACCTGATCATATTCTCAGGGGTATCGATTCCGTCTATCAAAGCCCATAGCCTAAACAATCTCCACGGAATTAGAAGTTTCAGCcaaataatattcaaattgaaTAAGCCAATCATGGAAATCTGAAAAGGTGTATCATTTTCCCAAGCTTTGGTTTTTGAGATTGCCACCACGTAAAGGAAATGTAAAATGAACTCCATAGATAAGATAGCAATAATGAATCTTACCGCATAGTAAAAAATGAACTTGAAGTTTATTGATGGAAGGGTATGTTTCGATTGGTAAATGTAATCATTGAATGTTATAATGGGACCAGCGATGAAAAGTGGTGTGTAAGTAACGTATGCAATATAATTCATTAAGCTGTAGTCTTGGATGGGGTGAGCCGCGGTTAATCTAGCGCGTTCATTGAGCATAATGGCTGATTTAGCTTCTTTTGATTCGTAGGATGGGCTTTTCTTCGTTTGTAAATTCTCCCATCTTTCCAAGTAGTCTAAGTTGTAACTTAAGACTCTCAGAAGggtaaaattgaaaaaaacatcCCATCTTGGAATAATACCTCTATACCAGTGATCCAGTGGGCTTAAAAGGGAGCAAAGATTGGCAAATGGATAAGCTCTGAAGTTGTCATTAATAAAAAGCGTAGAAATACCATAAATCCAAAGGCTAATGGTGGCTATTTTTCTATAATTCTTGAGCGCATGAGAGATGGTATATAAAATTAGCATATGGGCTAAAATTCTTATCGAATTGACACCATGAGCGGCCACCAAGAAGATTAAACCAAATATTAGATCGAATCTTAATTTAGGGATGTTGGTTGAATAAAGGACAATGCGTTTAATAGACGTGTGGGCCAGCATTAAAACCGACAATAGTACAAAATTGTCCCTGAAAAACCTATATTGAGAATCACTATTATCCACTTTCCTACCAAATAGCCAACCTTGAGATAGAAGACGCTCGTATCTTGCATAATTTGGATTTTCGGACGAACTAGCTTGCAACCCTGCATAGAACATCAAGGGAACAACGACTAAAAAGGCAACGTAGTAGAATTTGAATTCGGTAGTTTTCCATAGCGACGGCTTCGTTGTGGAAGAAGCATCTTTTTTCGATGAGGGTTTGATTCTTGAGTCTAAGCCCTCAGAAGTGACTAGAGGAGCCAAGATGCTGATCAGCGACATTTGTTACAATTATCTGTTTATAAATGCCGATACTCGCTATTCTTTCTGTCCTTTTATGATTAATATCCATGTGTTACAAGCAATATTGTATGTAAATACTCTTACCCTTTCAGTGTACACCCACTAAAAAACTCACACCCATACACCCCAAGTAGTATGGATGTT is a window from the Saccharomyces paradoxus chromosome VII, complete sequence genome containing:
- the GUP1 gene encoding O-acyltransferase (Plasma membrane protein involved in remodeling GPI anchors~similar to YGL084C); its protein translation is MSLISILAPLVTSEGLDSRIKPSSKKDASSTTKPSLWKTTEFKFYYVAFLVVVPLMFYAGLQASSSENPNYARYERLLSQGWLFGRKVDNSDSQYRFFRDNFVLLSVLMLAHTSIKRIVLYSTNIPKLRFDLIFGLIFLVAAHGVNSIRILAHMLILYTISHALKNYRKIATISLWIYGISTLFINDNFRAYPFANLCSLLSPLDHWYRGIIPRWDVFFNFTLLRVLSYNLDYLERWENLQTKKSPSYESKEAKSAIMLNERARLTAAHPIQDYSLMNYIAYVTYTPLFIAGPIITFNDYIYQSKHTLPSINFKFIFYYAVRFIIAILSMEFILHFLYVVAISKTKAWENDTPFQISMIGLFNLNIIWLKLLIPWRLFRLWALIDGIDTPENMIRCVDNNYSSLAFWRAWHRSYNKWVVRYIYIPLGGSKNRILTSLAVFSFVAIWHDIQLKLLLWGWLIVLFLLPEIFATQIFSHYTDAVWYRHVCAVGAVFNIWVMMIANLFGFCLGSDGTKKLLGDMFCTVSGFKFVILASASLFIAVQIMFEIREEEKRHGIYLKC